ATTCCAAAAGTAATAAATATAAATATAAAAAAAAGATCTAATAAAACATTTCCTATACTTTTTTTAAAAAAATGTCCATCATGCAATAATTTTTTAACAAAAAAGAACGAATTATTTTATTGTACAAATAAAAATTGTTCTTCTCAAGAAATAGAAAAAATAAAACATTTTGTAAGCGAAAAAACTATGAATATTCAAAAAATTGGAAGTAAAATGATAAAAAAACTATACAAAAAAGGTTTTTTATGCAAAATTTATAATTTATATGAATTAAAAAAAGAAAAAATTATTCAAATAGATGGAATAAAAGAAAAATTAGCAGATAGTATTATAAATAATATAGAAAAATCTAAATATAATCACTTTTCTAAAGTATTATATGCCTTAGGTATTCCTCATGTAGGAGAATATATATCCAAAAAATTAACAGAAAATTTTTTGGATATATATTCTTTAATACATGCAAATTATGATCATTTAATTTCTATTTCAGGAATAGGAAAAAAAATTGCAAAAAGCATAATTCATTATTTTTCAATTTATGAAAATAAACATTTAATTAAAATGTTAATTCAATATGGATTACATTTTTCTAAACATTTTATAAATAAAAAATTTTCTTTTTTTGAAGGAAAATCTTTTGTATTTACAGGAAAAATATCTTGTATGACTCGTCATGAAGCAAAAAATATAGTAGAAAATTTAGGTGGTATCGTATATAATACTATCAATAATAAAATTAATTTTCTAGTAGTTGGAAAAAACTTTGGATCTAAATTAAAAAAAAGTATGGAAAAAAATCATATAAAAATTTTAACAGAAAATCTTTTTCTAGAAATTATTAAAAAATCAGAAAAAGATATTTAAAAATTTTAAACGATTTTTTAAAAAAAAATAGTCAGTATAGATGGTTTTGTTTTTCATATAGAAAACAGTATATTTAATTCTTATAGTGATGATGATTATCATATGAATTTATGCATCACAGAATTCATGCATCATTTAAGTAAGAAATCTATTTTTTTTATGTTACTAAAAAATATATTTACAGAATCTGGATTTGAATCTGAAGCTGAGTTCATACCATTAATGAGTCAAGATGAAGAAGATCAGCTATTAAAAGACGAAATTCCTAAACAATTATGTATCTTAACAGTCAGAAATATGGTTTTGTATTCCGGAATTGTTTTTCCAATTATAGCAGGAAAAAGTGGATCCATTCAATTGTTACAAGATGCTTATGGATTAGATAAAACAGTTGGAGTATTAACACAAAAAAATTCTGGTATTGAAAATCTCAGTGAAAAAGATTTGTATTCCATTGGAACAGTTGCTAAAATATTAAAATTATTAAAAATGCCTGATGGAAATACAACTGTTATTTTGCAGGGAAAAAGAAGATTTAAAGTGAATCGTTTTATTCAAAATGATCCCTATTTTAAAGCAGAAATTATAGCTTTAGAAGAAAATAAACCTTCCTGTAAGGATAAAGAATACCTTGCTTTGGTAGAATCTATAAAGGAAATTGCTATAAAAATTATTCAAGATAATCCTAATATTCCATCAGAAGCCAGTATTGCTATTAGGAATATAGAAAGTCCTTCTTTTTTAATAAATTTCGTAGCAGCAAATATGAATTTGGCTACTAGAGATAAACAAAAATTGTTAGAATACGATGATTTAAAAAAAAGGGCAATGGAAACATTGCGTTTTCTTAATGTAGAACATCAACAAATTAAATTAAAAAATGATATTCAATCTCGTGTTCGTAGTGACATGGATCAACAACAGAGAGAATATTTTTTGCATCAACAAATTAAAGCAATACAAGAAGAATTAGGAGATATTTCTTATGAAAAAGAAATTGATGAAATGCGTATTAAAGCGTCTAGAAAAAAATGGACAAAAGAAGCAAAAAAACAATTTGATAGAGAATTACTCAAAATGCAAAGAATTAATCCTCAAATGCCTGAATATACAGTACAGAGAAATTATCTAGAATTAATGATTGACCTTCCTTGGGGAAGGTATTCAAAAGATAGTTTTGATTTAGAATATGCACAAAAAATATTAGATAGAGATCATTATAGTCTAGAAAAAGTCAAAGAACGTATTATAGAATATTTAGCTGTCTTAAAATTAAGAGGAGATATGCGTTCTCCTATTTTATGCTTTTATGGACCACCTGGAGTAGGTAAAACTTCATTAGGAAGATCTATAGCTACTGCACTAAAAAGAAAATACGTACGTATTTCTTTAGGTGGATTACACGATGAATCTGAAATACGAGGACATAGAAGAACTTATATAGGGGCTATGCCTGGGCGTCTTTTGCAATCTATACGAAAAATAGGAACCTCCAATCCTGTTTTTGTCATAGATGAAATAGATAAAATGGGTTTAGGAACAAATGGAGATCCTTCTTCTGCTATGTTAGAAGTTTTAGATCCTGAACAAAATACTTCATTTTACGATAATTTTTTAGAAATGGGTTATGATTTATCAAAAGTATTGTTTATTGCTACAGCAAATTCACTATCTCATATACAACCAGCTCTTATAGATAGAATGGAGGTTATAGAAATGAATGGATATACAGTAGAAGAAAAAACACAAATTGTAAAAAAACATATACTTACTAAGCAACTCAAAGAAAATGGATTAAAAAAATCAGATTTAATACTTGGAACAAAACAAATAGAAAAAATTATTGAAAGTTATACAAGAGAATCTGGATTGAGAACTCTGGAAAAGCATATTGCTAAATTAGCACGTTATGTTGCCAAACATATTGCTATGAATAAAAAATATGTCAAACATTTAAGTATTGAAAAAATAGAAAATATTCTTGGAATTCCAAATGACCCTGATCGTTATGAAGAAAATAATGTTCCAGGTGTGGTCACAGGATTAGCTTGGACTAATTTTGGTGGAGATATTTTATATATTGAATCTATTTTATCAAAAGGAAAAGGTAATTTAAGTATTACTGGTAACTTAGGAGAAGTTATGAAAGAATCTGCTACGATCGCTTTACAATATATTAAAGCAAATTATAAAGAATTTAACATAAATCCTATAATGTTTGAAGAAAAAAATGTACATGTTCATGTTCCTGAGGGGGCGGTACCAAAAGATGGTCCATCTGCAGGAATAACAATGTTGACCTCTTTAGTTTCCAGTTTTACAAAAAGAAAATTAAAACCTCATTTAGCTATGACAGGAGAAATTACCCTAAGAGGAAAAGTTCTTTCTGTAGGAGGAATTAAAGAAAAAATTCTAGCAGCTAAACGTGCTAATATTAAAGAAATTATTCTTTCACAGGATAATAAAAAAGATGTAGAAGAAATTAAATCAGAACATTTAAAAGGATTAACCTTTGATTATGTTAGAAATATGAATGATGTAATTCATTTAGCTTTATTGTAAAAAAAATTTTACTTAACATGTTTTTTTGATTTTTTATTTATTAAAAATGAATGAATTAAAAAATATTAGTTCTCCAATTCATAGAGAACAATTAATTCAATTAGCAAAAAAATACGGAACTCCACTTTATATATACGATTCTTGCAAAATAAAAAAACAATATATAAAGATGAAAAATGCTTTTAGTAGAATTAAAAATTTAATAATTAATTATGCTTGTAAAGCAAATACTAATCTGAATATATTAAAATTTTTTCAAAAATTAGGAAGTGGATTAGATACCGTATCTATTCAGGAAGTAGAATTAGGATTAAAAGCTGGTTTTCATCCTAAAAAAATTATATTTACACCTAATTGTGTTTCTATTCAAGAAATAAAAAAAGCCGTTGGGTTTGGAGTTAGAATTAATTTAGATAATCTATCCATTTTAGAACAATTTGGAGAATATTATCCAAATTATTCTATAGGAATAAGAATAAATCCGCATATTATGGCAGGAGGAAATTCAAAAATTTCAGTAGGACATATTGATTCTAAATTTGGAATTTCTTATTATCAAATTCCTCATATGAAAAGAATTGTAAAAAATACAGGACTCAAAATAGAAGGATTTCATATGCATACAGGATCTGATATATCAGATATTAAATCTTTTTTAGAAGGAGCAAAAATATTGTTTCAAATAGCTATTGATTTTTCCAATATTGACTATATTGATTTTGGAAGTGGATTTAAAGTTCCATATAAAAAAAACGATATAAAAACGGATCTTACTGCTTTAAGTAATTCTTTAACGGAAAAATTTGAAGATTTTTGTAAAAATTACGGAAATAAAATTTCTTTGATTTTTGAACCAGGTAAATTTTTAGTTAGTGAATCTGGATATTTTTTAGTTCATGTAAATGTCATAAAACATACGATTTCAACTGTTTTTGCAGGAGTAGACTCAGGTTTTAATCATTTTATTCGTCCTATGTTTTATGATGCTTATCACTGTATTGAAAATATTTCTAATCCAAATGGTCGTTTTCGTTTTTACACGGTAGTGGGATATATTTGTGAATCGGATACTTTTGGTTTTAATAGAAAAATTCAAGAAATCCGTGAAGGTGATATTTTATGCATAAAAAATGCGGGAGCTTATTGTTTTTCTATGTCTTCTAATTATAATTCTCGTTATAGACCTTCTGAAGTTTTAATTTTTCATGGAAAAGATTTTCTTATAAGAAAAAGAGAAACAATGCAAGATCTTATGAATAATATAGTAGAAATACACATATAATAAATAATATATAGTGGAGAGATGGCAGAGCGGTTAATTGCGGCGGTCTTGAAAACCGTTGAGGGTTATACCTCCGGGGGTTCGAATCCCTCTCTCTCCGCAATAGTAAAATATACTTTTATGATAATATTTAATTAAATTTTATTTAGAATTTTTTTTTGTATTTATATTATTTTTTTCTAATTTTTTTATTTGTTTTTCAATGCTTTTATTAGTTATTTTTTTAAATAAAAATGTATTATCACCCAATAAATGTCCTGGACATAAAATTTTTTCTTTTATTTTATTCCAAAAAAAAGGTTTTATACGAAGTATATTTAATAATTTTTTTGCAGTATATGGAAGAAAAGGTTCTGATAATTGAGCTAACATTCCAACAATTTGTAAAGAAACATAAAGAATGGTTTTTATACGTTTTATTTCTTTTTTTTTCCAAGGTTCTTCTTCTGTTAAATATTTATTTCCTACTTTAGCTAAGTTCATAAAACATGCTAATGATTCTTTAAATTTAAATGATTCAATCAAATTACCTATATATTCTGGATAATTTTTTATTTTATTTAAAATATTTTGATCTTTTATAGATAAAATACTTGGATGAGGAACAATTCCATTATTATACTTTTTAACTAAAGTTAAACTCCTATTAACAAAATTTCCTAATATAGCAACCAACTCTGTATTATTTCTTCTTTGGAAATCTTTCCAATTAAAATTATTATCTTTTTTTTCTGGCATATTAGCAATGAGAATATAACGTAGGGTATCTTGTTGATTGGGAAAATCTTCTAAATATTCATGACCCCATACTGCCCATTTTTTAGAAGTAGATATTTTTTTATTTTCTAAATGAAGAAATTCATTAGCTAATATTTTATCCGGTAAAATATATCCACTATCATATGCTTTAAGTATGACTGGAAAAATAATGCAGTGAAAAACAATATTATCTTTTCCTATAAATTGAATTAATTTAGTTTTTTTATCTTTCCAATAAGGTTTCCAATCTATTTTTTTTTTCTTTGCCCATTCTATAGTAGACGAAATATATCCGATAGGAGCTTCAAACCATACATATAGTACTTTTCCTTTTTCTTGCAAAATAGGAACAGGAACTCCCCAAGTTAAATCTCTAGTAATAGCACGAGGTTTTAATCCTTTGTCTAACCAAGATTTTGCTTGTCCATATACATTAACTTTCCAATCTTTTTGATGATTAATTAAAATCCATTTTTCTAAGAATTTTTGATATTTATTTAAAGGAAAATACCAATGTTTGGTTTTTTTTAAAATAGGTAAACTACCACTTATGGTAGATTTTGGATGTATTAATTCTTCAGGAATTAATGAACTTCCACAATGTTCGCATTGATCTCCATAAGCTTCCTCTTTTTTACAATGTGGACATATACCGGATATATATCTATCTGCTAAAAATTGTTCATATTTTTTATCATAATATTGTTCAGATATTTTTTCAAAAATTTTTTTTTTTTCATGAAGTTTTTTGAAAAAAGAAGTAGACATTTTGTAATGAATTTTTGTAGAAGTTCTAGAATAATTATCAAATTTTATACCAAAATTATTAAAACAATTTTTAATCATTTTATGATACTTATTGACTATTTCTTGAGGAGTTTTTTTTTCTTTTTTAGCTTGCATAGCAATAGGAACTCCATGTTCATCCGATCCACATATAAAAATAACATCTATATTTTTTCGTCTCAGATAACGAACAAAAATATCTGCAGGAAAATAAACACCTGATAAATGACCAATATGAATTGGTCCATTTGCATATGGTAAAGCTGCAGTAACTGTATATTTATTTGATTTGTTCATGATATAATTATGAAATTTTTAATAAAATATGAATAATAATAAAAAATTATTTTTAATAGATGCATATCCATTGATATATCAAAGTTATTATGCTTATATAAATAATCCACTTTTTACTTATAAAGGTCTTAATACTTCTCCTATTATTAATTTTACAAAATTCTTAATAAAAATATTAAATGAGGAGAAACCATCTTATATGGCTATTATTTTTGATGATAGTCAAAAAATTTCTTTTAGAAAAAAAGAATATTATAAATATAAGGAACATAGGAAAAAAACACCAGAAGCTATTTACATAGCAATTCCTTATATTATAAAAATTTTAAAAACTTTTCAAATTTCTTTTTTTTATGCAAAAAATGGATATGAAGCAGATGATATGATTGGAACAATAGCAAAAAAAGCAGAAAATAAAGGATATATGATTTATATCATTACTTTGGATAAAGATTTTTTTCAATTAGTTACAAAAAATATTCAAGTTTATAGACCTCCTTTTAAAGGAAATCCAAAAAAAATATTCGGAATAAAGGAAATTCAAAAAAAATATGGAGTAAAATATCCAAAACAAATTATAGATTTATGGAGTATGATGGGAGATCCTTCTGATAACATACCAGGATTACCAGGAATAGGAGAAAAAAATGCAAAAAAATTTATTAAAAAATATGGTAATATTGAAAAATTACTCAATTCAACTCATGATCTTCATGGAAAAATGAAAATAAATATTGAAAAAAATAAAAATTTAGGTTTTTTATCCAAAAAATTAGTTACAATAGTAACTAATATTCCTTTTTTTTCTTTTTATGATGAAGAATTTTATGTTAAAAAACCAAATTGGAATTCTATTCAAAAAATATTCGTAGAACTTGAATTTATCAAATTATTAAAAAAAGCTCATCAATATTATTATAATTTTAAATAAAAAAAATTATTTTATTTTTTTTCTATAAAATTGATATTTTATTATATAATTCCAAACTTCTGTATGAAGCATAGGTTTTATATTTTTTCCTTTTTGAATAGATCTTCGAATAAAAGAAGAAGATATTTCAATAATTGGAGCTTTTTTTAAAAAAATTATATTTTTTTTTTTAAAAAAAGTATTGGAAAAATGACCAATTCTAGGATAAACTAAAATATTATATTTATTCAAAATAAATTTATAATTTTTCCATTTTTTGAAAGAAGAAAAAGAATCTTGTCCTAAGATAAGAGAAAATTTATTTTTAGGATATTTTTTTTCTATATTGTTCAATGTATGAATCGTATAAGAAGGATAATATCCATATTCTATATCTAGAACATTCATTTTTTCATAACCATAAATAGCTATTTGAACCATTTTAATTCTTTGTTCATAATCTAAAAGATTTTTTTTTTTAATGGATTTTGTGGAGAAACAACGAACCAAACATGATCTATATCTAAAAATTCTATTATATAATTTACAATAATTATATGTCCTAAATGTATGGGATTAAATGATCCAAAATAAAGTCCTATTTTCATATTAATATAAATGAAATAAAAATATCGAGAAAATATCTCGATATTTTTACACTATTTTACTATATATATTTTATTTTTTTAATATTTTTTTAATTTAAATCATTTTAATACGATAACTAAATCCTAAAGTTATAAAATGATTATTTTTATTTTCTGCTTTAATTGGATGATCTAAATTGTAATTAATTATTTGATTTTTATACAAAAAATAAAAACTAAGATCTTCATTTTTTCTTATAGGAATAAATTCTATACCTCCATAATAAGTATATGCTTTTTTGAATAATTTATTTCCTTCCAAAATATTATTAACTCCTTTTTTAGAAGTATTCATTTCATATACTCCTTTTGCAATTAAATTCCATTTTGGAATAAAATTGTATTTTAATTTTATTAAATAAATTCCATTTTTTAAAGGAACTATCTCTTTATAATCAGAATGACATGAACGTAATATGTTTGTTATATCACCATTTCTGTCTATATCTTCATCACTTAATATATAATCTGCTTCTATAGAAAAATATTTTAAATCTACTTTACTACCTAAAGCAAGTAATTTCCAAAATTTTTTATGTTCATTTTCTTGAAAAATAGAATATGACCATCTATTTTGTATTATTTTATGATTAA
The sequence above is a segment of the Blattabacterium cuenoti genome. Coding sequences within it:
- the lon gene encoding endopeptidase La; the encoded protein is MLLKNIFTESGFESEAEFIPLMSQDEEDQLLKDEIPKQLCILTVRNMVLYSGIVFPIIAGKSGSIQLLQDAYGLDKTVGVLTQKNSGIENLSEKDLYSIGTVAKILKLLKMPDGNTTVILQGKRRFKVNRFIQNDPYFKAEIIALEENKPSCKDKEYLALVESIKEIAIKIIQDNPNIPSEASIAIRNIESPSFLINFVAANMNLATRDKQKLLEYDDLKKRAMETLRFLNVEHQQIKLKNDIQSRVRSDMDQQQREYFLHQQIKAIQEELGDISYEKEIDEMRIKASRKKWTKEAKKQFDRELLKMQRINPQMPEYTVQRNYLELMIDLPWGRYSKDSFDLEYAQKILDRDHYSLEKVKERIIEYLAVLKLRGDMRSPILCFYGPPGVGKTSLGRSIATALKRKYVRISLGGLHDESEIRGHRRTYIGAMPGRLLQSIRKIGTSNPVFVIDEIDKMGLGTNGDPSSAMLEVLDPEQNTSFYDNFLEMGYDLSKVLFIATANSLSHIQPALIDRMEVIEMNGYTVEEKTQIVKKHILTKQLKENGLKKSDLILGTKQIEKIIESYTRESGLRTLEKHIAKLARYVAKHIAMNKKYVKHLSIEKIENILGIPNDPDRYEENNVPGVVTGLAWTNFGGDILYIESILSKGKGNLSITGNLGEVMKESATIALQYIKANYKEFNINPIMFEEKNVHVHVPEGAVPKDGPSAGITMLTSLVSSFTKRKLKPHLAMTGEITLRGKVLSVGGIKEKILAAKRANIKEIILSQDNKKDVEEIKSEHLKGLTFDYVRNMNDVIHLALL
- the lysA gene encoding diaminopimelate decarboxylase, with translation MNELKNISSPIHREQLIQLAKKYGTPLYIYDSCKIKKQYIKMKNAFSRIKNLIINYACKANTNLNILKFFQKLGSGLDTVSIQEVELGLKAGFHPKKIIFTPNCVSIQEIKKAVGFGVRINLDNLSILEQFGEYYPNYSIGIRINPHIMAGGNSKISVGHIDSKFGISYYQIPHMKRIVKNTGLKIEGFHMHTGSDISDIKSFLEGAKILFQIAIDFSNIDYIDFGSGFKVPYKKNDIKTDLTALSNSLTEKFEDFCKNYGNKISLIFEPGKFLVSESGYFLVHVNVIKHTISTVFAGVDSGFNHFIRPMFYDAYHCIENISNPNGRFRFYTVVGYICESDTFGFNRKIQEIREGDILCIKNAGAYCFSMSSNYNSRYRPSEVLIFHGKDFLIRKRETMQDLMNNIVEIHI
- the metG gene encoding methionine--tRNA ligase, translated to MNKSNKYTVTAALPYANGPIHIGHLSGVYFPADIFVRYLRRKNIDVIFICGSDEHGVPIAMQAKKEKKTPQEIVNKYHKMIKNCFNNFGIKFDNYSRTSTKIHYKMSTSFFKKLHEKKKIFEKISEQYYDKKYEQFLADRYISGICPHCKKEEAYGDQCEHCGSSLIPEELIHPKSTISGSLPILKKTKHWYFPLNKYQKFLEKWILINHQKDWKVNVYGQAKSWLDKGLKPRAITRDLTWGVPVPILQEKGKVLYVWFEAPIGYISSTIEWAKKKKIDWKPYWKDKKTKLIQFIGKDNIVFHCIIFPVILKAYDSGYILPDKILANEFLHLENKKISTSKKWAVWGHEYLEDFPNQQDTLRYILIANMPEKKDNNFNWKDFQRRNNTELVAILGNFVNRSLTLVKKYNNGIVPHPSILSIKDQNILNKIKNYPEYIGNLIESFKFKESLACFMNLAKVGNKYLTEEEPWKKKEIKRIKTILYVSLQIVGMLAQLSEPFLPYTAKKLLNILRIKPFFWNKIKEKILCPGHLLGDNTFLFKKITNKSIEKQIKKLEKNNINTKKNSK
- a CDS encoding 5'-3' exonuclease → MNNNKKLFLIDAYPLIYQSYYAYINNPLFTYKGLNTSPIINFTKFLIKILNEEKPSYMAIIFDDSQKISFRKKEYYKYKEHRKKTPEAIYIAIPYIIKILKTFQISFFYAKNGYEADDMIGTIAKKAENKGYMIYIITLDKDFFQLVTKNIQVYRPPFKGNPKKIFGIKEIQKKYGVKYPKQIIDLWSMMGDPSDNIPGLPGIGEKNAKKFIKKYGNIEKLLNSTHDLHGKMKINIEKNKNLGFLSKKLVTIVTNIPFFSFYDEEFYVKKPNWNSIQKIFVELEFIKLLKKAHQYYYNFK